A single Corynebacterium stationis DNA region contains:
- a CDS encoding YigZ family protein: MHTEYQRPATDCAVEHEIEIKRSRFICLIGRVTNDVEAREFIDAARQRFPDARHHCSAYIYHVDESHPVERSSDDGEPSGTAGKPMLDVLKGSGLMDVAAVVIRYFGGVKLGAGGLVHAYGGVVSEAMELVQPVLRTTRHLFTLAAPHADAGRWEAELRNRGYEVLGVDYAAQATMTLAVAPGEEEALFDFIAGLTQATAEPKEAGTQWVEIAQSN, translated from the coding sequence GTGCACACAGAATATCAACGTCCTGCCACTGATTGCGCGGTTGAGCATGAGATAGAAATCAAGCGTTCGCGCTTTATTTGCCTCATTGGTCGCGTGACAAATGATGTCGAGGCGCGCGAATTCATTGATGCCGCGCGTCAGCGCTTTCCGGATGCGCGCCACCATTGCTCGGCGTATATCTACCACGTCGATGAGTCGCACCCCGTGGAGCGGTCTTCCGATGATGGGGAACCATCTGGCACGGCCGGCAAGCCGATGCTGGATGTTCTCAAAGGCTCTGGGCTGATGGATGTCGCCGCGGTGGTTATCCGCTACTTTGGCGGCGTGAAACTCGGCGCCGGTGGGCTGGTGCACGCTTATGGCGGCGTGGTCAGCGAAGCGATGGAACTTGTCCAGCCCGTGCTGCGCACCACGCGGCATCTGTTCACCTTGGCTGCGCCGCATGCTGATGCCGGCCGCTGGGAAGCTGAGCTTCGCAACCGCGGCTATGAGGTACTCGGCGTGGATTATGCTGCGCAGGCAACCATGACTTTAGCCGTCGCGCCTGGCGAGGAAGAAGCGCTTTTTGATTTCATCGCCGGGCTCACCCAAGCCACAGCAGAACCCAAAGAAGCTGGCACCCAATGGGTGGAAATAGCACAAAGCAATTAA
- a CDS encoding cobalamin-independent methionine synthase II family protein, giving the protein MAQKIRTTHVGSLPRTPELLEANQNRASGSVPDEAFFEILEKAVDEVVARQVELGIDIINEGEYGHITSGAIDYGAWWNYSFSRLGGLTMTDVDRWASEEVVRSEPGKPRLTSFSDRRDRALFNEAYEDPESGIFTGRAKVGNPEFTGPITYVGQKEVEADVKLLKDAMAKHNVTDGFVAALSPGSAARLANKYYETESEVIQACGAALSHEYKAITDAGLTVQFDAPDLAEAWDQINPEPSIEDFRGFVRERIDVLNESIKDIPKELTRLHICWGSWHGPHVTDVPFGDILEEILRAEVGGYTFEAASPRHAHEWKIWKDVELPDNVLLYPGVIAHSTNVVEHPELVADRISNFAEVVGPDKVVASTDCGLGGRLHHQIAWAKLDSLVKGAEIASKRLY; this is encoded by the coding sequence GTGGCACAAAAAATCCGCACTACTCATGTTGGCTCACTCCCACGCACCCCAGAATTGCTGGAAGCAAACCAAAACCGGGCATCCGGTTCGGTGCCAGATGAGGCCTTTTTTGAAATTCTAGAAAAGGCAGTCGATGAAGTCGTTGCCCGCCAGGTAGAGCTGGGCATCGATATCATCAACGAAGGCGAATACGGCCACATCACCTCCGGTGCGATTGACTACGGTGCATGGTGGAACTACTCCTTCTCCCGCTTGGGCGGGCTGACCATGACCGACGTAGACCGCTGGGCAAGCGAGGAAGTTGTTCGTTCCGAACCAGGCAAGCCACGCTTGACCTCTTTCTCGGACCGCCGCGACCGCGCCCTGTTCAACGAGGCATACGAAGATCCAGAATCCGGCATCTTCACCGGCCGCGCCAAGGTGGGCAACCCAGAGTTCACCGGCCCAATTACCTACGTTGGCCAGAAAGAAGTCGAAGCAGACGTCAAGCTGCTCAAGGACGCAATGGCGAAGCACAACGTCACCGACGGCTTCGTTGCGGCACTTTCCCCGGGATCTGCAGCGCGTTTGGCTAATAAGTACTACGAGACCGAGTCCGAAGTTATTCAGGCTTGTGGCGCGGCTCTGTCGCACGAGTACAAGGCCATCACCGATGCTGGCCTGACCGTCCAGTTCGACGCCCCAGACTTGGCTGAAGCGTGGGACCAGATCAACCCAGAGCCTTCCATTGAAGACTTCCGTGGCTTTGTGCGCGAGCGCATCGACGTGCTCAACGAATCCATCAAGGACATTCCTAAGGAACTGACCCGCCTGCACATCTGCTGGGGCTCCTGGCACGGACCACACGTCACCGACGTTCCATTCGGCGACATCCTCGAAGAAATCTTGCGCGCTGAGGTCGGCGGCTACACCTTCGAGGCAGCCTCCCCACGCCACGCACACGAGTGGAAGATCTGGAAGGACGTTGAACTTCCAGACAACGTTTTGCTCTACCCAGGTGTTATCGCGCACTCCACCAACGTGGTTGAGCACCCAGAGCTCGTGGCAGACCGCATTTCCAACTTTGCAGAAGTAGTTGGTCCAGACAAGGTTGTCGCATCGACTGACTGTGGTTTGGGCGGTCGCCTGCACCACCAGATTGCTTGGGCAAAGCTGGACTCTTTGGTCAAGGGTGCAGAAATCGCATCCAAGCGCCTGTACTAA
- a CDS encoding RNA-binding S4 domain-containing protein — protein sequence MSTKTTADTDGLPVRIDAWVWAVRMFKTRGEAADAVRAGHVKLNGNAVKPAQQVVPGDRVRVWKNHHEHDLEILRTIRKRVGAPVARTCYTDHAPPPPPPEFMPAVPRRDPGAGRPTKKERRDMEKFLGKRR from the coding sequence TTGTCAACGAAAACAACAGCGGATACTGACGGACTGCCCGTACGCATTGACGCCTGGGTCTGGGCCGTGCGTATGTTTAAAACCCGCGGCGAGGCTGCCGATGCAGTGCGCGCGGGGCATGTAAAGCTCAACGGCAATGCGGTCAAACCTGCCCAGCAGGTCGTGCCTGGTGACCGTGTTCGCGTGTGGAAAAACCACCACGAACACGACTTGGAGATTCTGCGCACCATTCGCAAACGCGTCGGCGCTCCCGTTGCGCGGACGTGCTATACAGACCATGCGCCACCGCCTCCGCCGCCGGAATTTATGCCGGCCGTGCCGCGCCGCGATCCAGGCGCTGGCCGTCCCACGAAAAAGGAACGCCGCGACATGGAGAAATTTCTCGGTAAGCGCCGTTAA
- a CDS encoding choice-of-anchor I family protein, giving the protein MSFSRRAISLCAAVTLSCGVISPAIAQAQDFNGIVDSVHTHAAADASVKMAPLGSYASGQLAESAAEIVAFHAGSKRVLTVNALSGEIDVLDASNPQKPTKIGSVSAGADREINSVTVREDGLAVAAVQQSNKVLQGEALFFDAAADDLGAAELGRVTIGALPDNVHITDDGAYALVANEGEPSNELDAAGTAYVADPAGSVSVITLPAPGMVEAATQADVRTAGFEAFDAPGALHEDIRIFGPANHHNNPSLDLEPEYVASANGKAFVTLQENNAIAIIDIASATVEKVVPAHIADHLQVPIDSSNKDDKAELRTIPVKGLSMPDSIHAFTSGGKTYFATANEGDAREWGVEEKDGGSGVYTDEVELADVIDNGQVCEGVLDDVDAEALGDKKVAGNLKLSNVSGWNEEKQCFDELYAYGSRSFSIYDEAGNVVFDSGSDFEEITASLNQPGVFHHNADNEDPDFDDRSDNKGPEPEALTIGHIGERTYAFIGAERVGGIFVYDVTDPANAKYQTYINNRDFTVDFDEDNYDSTKLAGDLGPEGLAFIDKQDSPNGEYLLVVGNEVSGTTTIYEVESVVEKEPSTSGSTKGSSNFSRSSLSSR; this is encoded by the coding sequence ATGTCCTTCTCCCGTCGCGCTATCTCCCTGTGCGCAGCCGTGACTTTAAGCTGCGGTGTCATCTCCCCTGCGATTGCCCAAGCGCAAGACTTCAACGGCATCGTGGACTCGGTTCACACGCACGCTGCTGCCGATGCTTCAGTAAAGATGGCTCCCCTCGGAAGCTATGCATCGGGACAGCTGGCGGAATCAGCAGCTGAGATTGTTGCCTTCCACGCGGGCTCGAAGCGCGTCTTGACCGTTAATGCGCTTTCGGGCGAGATTGATGTACTCGATGCTTCTAATCCGCAAAAGCCCACCAAGATTGGCTCTGTCTCCGCGGGCGCGGATAGGGAAATCAACTCGGTTACTGTACGTGAAGATGGTCTGGCGGTTGCAGCGGTGCAACAAAGCAACAAGGTCCTGCAAGGCGAAGCACTCTTCTTCGATGCTGCAGCCGATGACTTGGGCGCAGCCGAGCTGGGGCGTGTAACTATCGGTGCTTTGCCCGATAACGTGCACATCACCGACGATGGTGCTTATGCGCTTGTTGCCAACGAGGGTGAGCCATCAAATGAATTAGATGCTGCGGGTACCGCTTATGTCGCAGATCCTGCTGGTTCAGTATCTGTCATTACGCTGCCGGCGCCAGGCATGGTGGAAGCAGCCACCCAGGCTGATGTGCGCACCGCCGGCTTCGAGGCCTTCGATGCCCCAGGTGCTCTGCACGAAGACATCCGCATCTTCGGCCCGGCAAATCACCACAACAATCCTTCCTTGGACTTAGAACCTGAATATGTAGCCTCTGCTAACGGTAAGGCTTTTGTCACCCTGCAAGAAAATAATGCCATCGCGATCATCGATATCGCATCAGCCACGGTTGAAAAGGTCGTACCTGCGCACATCGCGGATCACTTGCAGGTTCCTATCGACTCTTCCAACAAGGATGACAAAGCCGAGCTGCGCACGATCCCGGTGAAGGGTTTGAGCATGCCGGATTCCATCCACGCGTTTACTTCTGGCGGCAAGACCTACTTTGCCACAGCAAACGAAGGTGATGCCCGCGAGTGGGGTGTAGAAGAAAAAGACGGCGGCTCCGGCGTATACACCGATGAAGTTGAGCTTGCCGATGTCATCGATAACGGCCAGGTCTGCGAGGGTGTTCTGGATGATGTTGATGCCGAGGCGCTGGGCGATAAGAAGGTTGCCGGCAATTTGAAGCTGTCTAATGTCTCCGGCTGGAATGAAGAAAAGCAGTGCTTCGATGAGCTCTACGCCTATGGCTCACGCTCGTTTTCTATCTACGATGAAGCCGGCAACGTCGTCTTCGACTCGGGCTCTGACTTCGAAGAAATCACTGCATCTTTGAATCAGCCAGGAGTCTTCCACCACAACGCTGATAATGAAGACCCGGACTTCGACGATCGCTCCGATAATAAGGGCCCAGAGCCAGAAGCTTTGACCATCGGCCACATTGGTGAGCGCACCTACGCTTTCATCGGTGCTGAGCGTGTCGGCGGCATCTTTGTCTACGATGTCACCGACCCAGCGAATGCGAAGTACCAGACTTACATCAATAACCGCGATTTCACCGTGGACTTTGATGAGGATAACTACGACTCCACCAAGCTCGCTGGCGACTTAGGTCCAGAAGGTCTGGCATTCATCGATAAGCAAGACTCCCCTAATGGTGAGTACCTGTTAGTCGTGGGCAATGAGGTCTCTGGCACCACCACTATCTATGAGGTGGAATCGGTGGTGGAAAAGGAGCCATCGACAAGCGGAAGCACGAAAGGTTCTTCGAACTTTTCGCGATCTTCGCTGTCTTCGCGCTAG
- the dnaE gene encoding DNA polymerase III subunit alpha has translation MAKNSSFVHLHNHTEFSMLDGMAKVDLLAEEVSRQEMPAVGMTDHGNMFGSDAFYRRMTKAGVKPIIGIEAYMAPGSRFNKKRQLWGTPDQKRDDVSASGAYLHQTMLAENATGLSNLFKLSSLASYEGQLGKWPRMDAELIAEHADGIIATTGCPSGDVQTRLRLGQFDEALEAAAMWQDIYGRDNYFLELMDHGLDIEKRTRDGLLEIGRKLDLPPLVTNDCHYVLESQAPAHEAMLCVQTGKTFMDPDRFKFDGTGYYIKSAAQMRELWDHMVPDGCDNTLWIAERVESYDALWEEHTHDRMPIADVPEGHTPTSWLTHEVMEGLKDRFNGEEVPEEYVKRAEYEISVIDMKGYPSYFLIVAEIIKHARSIGIWVGPGRGSAAGALVAYALTITNIDPIEHDLLFERFLNPERPSAPDIDIDFDDRRRGEMIQYAAERWGEDKIAQVITFGTVKTKQAIKDAAKVHFGQPGFQMADRINGALPPAIMAKDIPLSGITDPEHERYSEATEVRQMVETDPDVKKIYDTARGLEGVVRQAGVHACAVIMASVRLMDHIPMWKRPADGAYITGWDYPACEAIGLLKMDFLGLRNLTVIGDALANIKKNRGIDLNLEDLHADDPQVSKVYDLLSSGDTLGVFQLDSGGMQELLKRMKPTGFKDIVASLALYRPGPMGVNAHWNYADRKNGRQEITPIHPELEEALEEILGETYGLIVYQEQIMRISQKLANYTAGEADGFRKAMGKKKPEVLAQEYEKFSQGMFSNGYSKGAVDALWGTIEPFASYAFNKSHAAGYGLVSFWTAYLKAYFAPEYMAALLTSVADKKDKSAIYLADCRHLGIKVLPPDVNESAEDFEAVGEDIRFGMGAIRNVGSEVVESIIEARREKGAFKSFSDYLDKISLIACTKRVTESLIKAGAFDSLGHPRKGLMLIQEDAVDSVQSTKKAADKGQFDLFASFGGDEGGSVSTFAIDVPEESWDRKHELALEREMLGLYVSGHPLDGFEDALAAQTDTALTTVVGGEMRNGQEMIIGGIISAVDRRFSKRDGSPWAIVTIEDHHGAQVEILVFNQVYSLVAPQIVEDNIILAKVQVRVRDERTSFFCNDIRVPELGPGNGAGLPLRLSMRTDQCTMENIAKLKQVLVNNKGDSDVYLTLLSGDESTMMVLGDHLRVERSSSLMGDLKATMGTGILG, from the coding sequence ATGGCCAAGAATTCCTCTTTTGTACACCTTCATAACCACACTGAATTTTCCATGCTCGATGGCATGGCCAAGGTTGATTTATTGGCAGAAGAGGTATCACGACAGGAAATGCCCGCCGTGGGTATGACGGACCACGGCAATATGTTCGGCTCCGACGCTTTCTACCGGCGCATGACCAAAGCCGGCGTGAAACCCATTATTGGTATCGAGGCCTATATGGCGCCTGGTTCGCGCTTTAATAAAAAGCGTCAACTATGGGGTACTCCGGATCAAAAACGTGATGACGTTTCCGCCTCCGGTGCCTATTTGCACCAGACCATGCTTGCAGAAAATGCCACGGGCCTGTCTAATCTTTTTAAGCTTTCTTCTCTTGCTTCCTATGAAGGACAGCTGGGTAAATGGCCGCGTATGGACGCTGAGCTGATTGCCGAACACGCTGACGGCATCATCGCAACGACCGGTTGTCCATCGGGTGATGTACAAACACGTCTGCGCTTGGGCCAATTCGACGAAGCGCTCGAAGCGGCTGCGATGTGGCAAGACATTTACGGCCGTGACAACTATTTTCTGGAGTTGATGGATCATGGCCTGGACATCGAAAAGCGCACGCGTGACGGCCTGCTAGAAATTGGCCGCAAGCTTGACCTGCCACCGCTGGTGACCAATGACTGCCACTACGTGCTGGAATCGCAGGCACCGGCGCACGAGGCTATGTTGTGTGTGCAAACCGGTAAGACCTTCATGGACCCAGACCGCTTTAAGTTCGACGGCACGGGCTACTACATCAAATCAGCTGCACAAATGCGTGAGCTGTGGGACCACATGGTGCCAGATGGCTGCGATAACACCTTGTGGATTGCTGAACGCGTCGAATCTTATGATGCCTTGTGGGAAGAACACACCCACGACCGCATGCCAATTGCCGATGTGCCTGAGGGACACACTCCAACCTCATGGTTGACCCATGAGGTGATGGAAGGACTCAAAGACCGCTTCAACGGTGAAGAGGTGCCTGAGGAATACGTCAAGCGCGCCGAATACGAAATCTCCGTTATCGATATGAAGGGCTACCCGTCCTACTTCCTTATCGTTGCCGAGATCATTAAGCATGCCCGCTCCATCGGTATTTGGGTTGGCCCTGGCCGTGGTTCTGCAGCGGGTGCTTTGGTGGCTTATGCCTTGACCATTACCAATATCGACCCGATTGAACACGACCTGCTGTTTGAGCGATTTTTGAACCCAGAGCGGCCCTCTGCACCCGATATCGATATCGACTTCGATGACCGCCGCCGTGGTGAGATGATCCAATACGCCGCTGAGCGATGGGGCGAAGACAAAATTGCGCAGGTTATTACCTTCGGTACCGTGAAAACCAAGCAGGCCATTAAGGATGCTGCGAAGGTGCACTTTGGCCAGCCTGGTTTCCAGATGGCTGACCGCATCAACGGCGCGCTGCCGCCGGCGATTATGGCGAAAGATATTCCGCTGTCTGGTATTACTGACCCGGAGCATGAGCGCTACTCTGAGGCCACCGAAGTGCGCCAAATGGTCGAAACCGACCCGGATGTTAAAAAGATTTATGACACCGCGCGTGGTCTCGAAGGCGTTGTCCGCCAGGCCGGCGTGCACGCCTGTGCGGTGATTATGGCCTCTGTCCGGTTGATGGACCACATTCCAATGTGGAAGCGCCCTGCCGATGGTGCTTATATCACCGGCTGGGACTACCCAGCATGTGAGGCCATTGGCCTGCTGAAGATGGACTTTCTGGGCCTGCGCAACCTCACGGTTATCGGTGACGCGCTGGCTAATATCAAGAAAAACCGCGGCATTGACCTCAACCTTGAGGACTTGCATGCCGATGACCCGCAGGTGTCCAAGGTCTACGACCTGCTCTCAAGCGGCGATACCCTAGGCGTGTTCCAGCTGGACTCCGGCGGTATGCAAGAGTTGCTGAAGCGCATGAAGCCAACTGGGTTTAAAGATATTGTGGCTTCGCTAGCGCTGTATCGTCCAGGACCGATGGGTGTGAACGCGCACTGGAACTACGCGGACCGTAAGAATGGGCGCCAGGAAATTACGCCTATTCACCCAGAGCTGGAAGAAGCACTGGAAGAAATTCTCGGCGAGACTTACGGCCTGATCGTGTATCAGGAGCAGATCATGCGTATTTCTCAGAAACTTGCGAACTACACCGCTGGTGAAGCAGATGGCTTCCGTAAAGCCATGGGTAAGAAGAAACCAGAAGTACTGGCCCAAGAATATGAGAAGTTTAGCCAGGGCATGTTCTCCAATGGTTACTCCAAGGGCGCGGTCGATGCGCTGTGGGGCACCATTGAGCCTTTCGCGTCGTATGCGTTTAACAAGTCCCACGCCGCAGGCTACGGACTGGTATCCTTCTGGACCGCGTACCTGAAGGCCTACTTCGCGCCGGAGTACATGGCCGCGCTTTTGACCTCGGTGGCGGATAAGAAAGACAAGTCCGCTATCTACTTGGCGGACTGCCGCCACCTTGGCATTAAGGTCTTGCCGCCGGATGTTAACGAGTCCGCTGAGGACTTCGAGGCTGTTGGCGAAGATATCCGCTTCGGCATGGGTGCGATCCGCAACGTGGGCTCGGAAGTGGTGGAATCGATCATCGAGGCGCGCCGGGAAAAGGGTGCTTTCAAGTCCTTCAGTGACTACCTGGATAAGATTTCGCTGATTGCGTGTACCAAGCGCGTGACGGAGTCTTTGATTAAGGCCGGTGCCTTTGACTCTTTGGGGCATCCGCGCAAGGGCTTGATGCTGATTCAAGAAGACGCCGTGGATTCGGTGCAGTCGACGAAGAAGGCGGCGGATAAGGGCCAGTTCGATCTCTTCGCCAGCTTCGGCGGCGATGAAGGTGGATCCGTTTCGACCTTTGCAATCGATGTTCCCGAGGAATCCTGGGACCGCAAGCACGAGCTCGCCCTCGAGCGAGAAATGCTGGGTCTTTATGTCTCTGGGCACCCACTCGATGGCTTCGAAGATGCCCTGGCGGCACAGACGGATACCGCCTTGACCACCGTGGTTGGTGGCGAGATGCGCAATGGTCAAGAGATGATCATCGGCGGCATTATCTCGGCTGTGGACCGTCGTTTCTCTAAGCGCGACGGCTCCCCGTGGGCAATTGTCACCATCGAAGATCACCACGGTGCGCAGGTAGAAATCTTGGTCTTTAACCAGGTCTATTCCTTAGTGGCTCCGCAGATTGTGGAAGATAATATTATTCTGGCCAAGGTTCAGGTGCGTGTGCGTGATGAGCGCACCAGCTTCTTCTGCAATGACATCCGAGTCCCAGAATTAGGCCCAGGAAATGGCGCTGGGTTGCCGCTGCGGCTGAGCATGCGTACGGACCAGTGCACGATGGAAAACATCGCAAAGCTTAAGCAAGTATTGGTCAATAACAAGGGCGATTCGGACGTGTATCTCACCCTGCTCAGTGGCGATGAATCCACGATGATGGTCTTAGGCGACCACCTGCGCGTAGAGCGTTCTTCCAGTTTGATGGGTGATCTCAAAGCCACCATGGGGACAGGGATTTTAGGCTAG
- the ilvA gene encoding threonine ammonia-lyase IlvA, with translation MSTSQKVTAEKFVPVRASDIQLAQARISSEIAPTPLQYCPRLSEQTGCDVFLKREDLQGVRSYKIRGAFFAISNLSEEEKAAGIVTASAGNHAQGVAYACSTMGIKGKIFVPGPTPKQKRDRIMVHGGDMVELVVTGANFDEAAAAAHEDADARGATFIEPFDARDTVIGQGTVAAEIISQLSSQGRSLDTVIVPVGGGGLLSGVASYLADMAPRTGIVGIEPAGAASLSAAFEADEPVTLDTVDPFVDGAAVKRIGQVPYTILDANRGRLHWDTVTEGAVSTELLELYQNEGIIAEPAGALSVTGLRKVNLRPGSTVVCIISGGNNDVLRYAEIMERSLVHRGLKHYFLVNFPQEPGQLRDFLANILGPDDDITLFEYLKRNNRETGAALVGIELGSAAGIDGLLERMEASRIDCRQLKPGTPEYDFLVA, from the coding sequence ATGAGTACAAGCCAGAAGGTCACTGCAGAAAAATTCGTCCCAGTTCGCGCAAGCGATATTCAACTGGCGCAAGCACGAATTTCTTCTGAGATTGCGCCGACGCCGCTGCAATACTGCCCGCGGCTGTCGGAACAGACTGGCTGTGACGTGTTTTTAAAGCGCGAAGACCTCCAAGGCGTGCGCTCGTATAAGATTCGTGGCGCCTTTTTTGCGATCTCAAATCTCAGCGAGGAAGAAAAAGCCGCAGGTATCGTGACGGCATCGGCAGGAAACCATGCACAAGGTGTGGCTTATGCCTGCAGCACCATGGGCATCAAGGGCAAAATCTTTGTCCCCGGGCCTACCCCGAAGCAAAAGCGCGATCGCATCATGGTCCATGGTGGCGACATGGTGGAACTTGTCGTTACCGGCGCGAACTTTGACGAGGCAGCGGCTGCCGCACACGAAGACGCCGATGCCCGCGGCGCGACATTCATTGAGCCTTTCGATGCCCGCGATACCGTTATCGGCCAAGGAACTGTGGCCGCAGAAATCATCTCCCAACTATCCTCGCAGGGTCGTTCGCTCGATACTGTCATCGTGCCTGTCGGCGGCGGCGGATTGCTCTCCGGTGTCGCCAGTTACTTGGCTGATATGGCACCGCGCACCGGCATCGTGGGAATTGAGCCGGCGGGAGCGGCATCGTTAAGCGCTGCTTTCGAAGCCGATGAACCAGTAACCCTTGATACTGTCGATCCATTCGTCGATGGTGCAGCGGTCAAGCGCATCGGCCAAGTTCCGTACACCATCTTGGATGCCAACCGCGGCCGACTGCACTGGGACACCGTGACCGAAGGAGCCGTATCGACGGAGCTTTTGGAGCTGTACCAAAACGAAGGCATCATCGCCGAACCAGCTGGCGCACTGTCTGTGACCGGCCTGCGTAAGGTCAACCTGCGCCCTGGTTCGACTGTCGTGTGCATCATCTCCGGCGGCAACAACGACGTGCTGCGCTATGCCGAAATCATGGAACGTTCCCTGGTGCATCGCGGACTGAAGCACTACTTCTTGGTGAACTTCCCGCAAGAACCTGGCCAGCTGCGTGATTTCTTGGCTAATATCCTCGGTCCCGATGATGACATCACGTTGTTTGAATACCTCAAGCGCAACAACCGCGAAACCGGTGCGGCGCTCGTAGGTATCGAACTGGGAAGCGCGGCGGGCATTGATGGCCTGCTCGAGCGCATGGAAGCCTCCCGCATCGACTGCCGTCAGCTCAAGCCGGGAACCCCGGAGTATGACTTCCTGGTGGCTTAG
- the rarD gene encoding EamA family transporter RarD — MPFAIGAYLLWGVFPAFFPLLLPATPLEILAHRIIWTAVLIIIYLLFTGTWRELTRLSRRTWMWLSAASVAITVNWGTYVLAVNSGHVADAALGYFINPLVSVALGVLVLKEQLRKLQISAVGVAAIAVLWLTLMTGEGPWISLLLAGSFGIYGLLKKQVQVSSAGSVAAETLVMSPVALFYIGYLSANGESTFLSEGPSHTALLILSGLVTALPLILFAQGAKLLPLSTVGMLQYMTPTMQLLWAVFVTQEHMSSERWIGFVIIWFAVALYMVDMVRMRRKSRRVQLPASEEQ, encoded by the coding sequence ATGCCATTTGCCATCGGGGCTTATTTATTGTGGGGAGTCTTTCCCGCCTTCTTCCCACTGCTGCTCCCAGCAACCCCATTGGAAATTTTGGCGCACCGGATCATCTGGACCGCGGTATTAATCATTATCTATCTGCTCTTCACCGGCACTTGGCGGGAGCTAACGCGGTTAAGCCGGCGCACGTGGATGTGGCTCAGCGCTGCCTCGGTGGCCATTACCGTTAACTGGGGTACCTATGTTTTAGCGGTCAACTCCGGGCACGTGGCCGATGCAGCATTGGGATACTTCATCAACCCGCTGGTCTCTGTGGCACTCGGTGTGCTCGTGTTGAAAGAACAACTGCGCAAGCTGCAGATTTCTGCAGTCGGCGTGGCTGCCATCGCTGTACTGTGGCTGACCTTGATGACCGGCGAGGGTCCATGGATTTCGCTGCTTCTGGCGGGCTCTTTTGGCATTTATGGTCTTTTGAAAAAGCAGGTGCAGGTGTCATCGGCTGGCTCCGTTGCTGCCGAAACCCTAGTGATGTCCCCCGTTGCGCTTTTCTACATCGGTTACTTAAGCGCTAATGGCGAGTCTACGTTCTTGTCTGAAGGGCCAAGCCACACTGCACTGCTCATCCTATCGGGCCTGGTTACGGCATTGCCGCTGATTCTATTCGCCCAAGGCGCAAAACTCTTGCCGCTGTCGACCGTGGGCATGCTGCAGTACATGACGCCAACGATGCAGCTGCTGTGGGCTGTATTTGTCACCCAAGAACACATGTCTTCTGAACGCTGGATTGGTTTTGTCATCATCTGGTTCGCAGTCGCACTGTACATGGTTGACATGGTGCGTATGCGGCGAAAGTCCCGGCGTGTGCAGCTACCTGCTAGCGAAGAACAGTAG